From Desulfoplanes formicivorans:
TGGGATTCGGGAATGCGGTACCAGGTCTTGAGCTGAACAACAAAATCATCATATTCAAGGCCCAGATTGCCCACCACCCGGTTCCAGCTCCGGGACAGGGACTCGGCCCGCCCGTTGGACTGATGATTGAGACCAACGGTTACCGTTCGCAAGTGCACGCCCAGGACATTCCAGTCGGTCCTGTAATTGAGAAGCACTTCGGGCTCGTAATTGGTCTCCCTGAAGGGTGCGGACTCATCCACATTGTACAACTGCCAAAAGGAACGCTGGGTATACCCGAACCAGAGATCCATGTTCTGGCCAAGGACGTCCTGCCACAGCTTGACCTTCATGCTCAACTGAAACGCCACTTCGGCGTTTTTGACCGTATCCACCTCTCCGGTGTGATCGTGATTGGGGGACTTGTTGTAGGTAAAGGGCAGAATGTAATTATCCCGATGGGGCATGAAGGCGAACCGTCCCCTGGGACCGGATTCGTCAAGCTCCCAATGCCTGGTCAGGTAGGAGGGTTCATCGTCCTCTGGCGAAATGCGGACAGCGGGTGCCCCATCCTCTTCTTCCCCGACAGGCGGTTTTGACCTTTCAGGCATCTGTTCAGCACCAGTGCTTGACGCCAACCGGTCATAGCATTGAAGGCGCAGGGTATCGTCCTTGATGCAGGCGCATTGTTCAAGGCTTTGCGGCTCTCCGGCCCAGAGAACTGGAAGCGGGAGCCATTGGGACATCAAAACGGCCGCCATCAGGCCGACGAGCAGTCTTGGTACGTGTTTCATGATCCACCTTGATACGCCTTTGCGACCAGGTTCTCCACCACGCCCGGCAGGCCCACGCCCCCAGGTCCATACTGTCCGACCAATACTGACCAGAATCAATCGCCGTTGCGCTCATCCACAACGCGCTTGCTCTTGCCATAGGTTCGGGGAAGCCCCAGAGGATCGACAATGCGCACGTTGCCCCGAACCAGAAGTTTCTTGCGCAGTTCCACGGCAACCGCCTCGGACAGATTGGCGTCCATATCGGCTGAAACATCCGGCTTGCGTTCCACGTTGATCAGCATGTGATCCAGTCCGTCCTTGCGGGTCAGGTGAATCTGGTATTCCGAACTGACCTCGGGGAAACGTTCCAGCACATCCGCAATCTGTCCGGGATAGATATTCACCCCGCGGAAGATGATCATATCGTCCGAACGGCCCATGATCTTGTCGTGCATGGGCAGACACAGACCACAGGAACACGCATGGGGAATGATCCGGCACAGATCCCGGGTCCGGTAACGGATAAGGGGGACCGCCTCCTTGCACAGGGTGGTGACCACCATTTCACCCATTTCCCCAGGGGCAACGGGTTGCAGGGTTTCCGGGTCCACGATCTCCAGGATGTAGTAATCAGCCCAATAATGAATGCCTTCGTGGGCCGAACATTCGAGACCGGCTCCGGGTCCGTACAATTCCGTGAGACCGGAGATATCAAAGGAATCCTTGGCGCCCAAAAGGTTGAGCACCCGGTTGCGCATCTTGACGGTATGCGGTTCCGACCCGAAAATGAGTGTTTTAAGACCGATTTTCTCCCGAAGTCCGTGCTTTTCCACCTGTTCGGCCAAAAGCAGGGCCATGGACGCGGTGGAGCACATGCAGGTGGACTGCATGTCCTGCAGAAATTGAAGCTGAAACTCCAGGTTGCCCGGGCCAAGAGGCAGCGCCATGGCACCGAAATGTTCGCAGCCCATCTGGAAGCCCACACCGGCCGTCCACAACCCGTACCCCACGGCAATCTGTACGCGATCTTCACGGGTTACGCCTGCCAGCTCAAAACACCTGGCCATCATGTTCTTCCAGTCATCCACATCCTTCTGGCTGTAGGCAAGCACCTTGCGCTTGCCCGTGGTGCCAGACGAGGCATGCACCCGGACCACCTGGTCCATGGGCACACTGACCAGGGGAAAAGGGTAGCCGGCCCGCAGATCCTGGACCGTGGTAAAAGGCAGTCGGGTCAGATCGTCCAGGGAACGAATGTCTCCGGGAGCGACCCCGGCTTCCTTGAGTTTTTCCCGGTAGGCCATGCTCCCTTCATAGGCATGGGCTACCGTCCATTTGAGGCCTTCGAGCTGCCTCTTCGCCAATTCCTCTTCCGTGTACTGGGGTAAAAAACCATGAGTCGATCGCATGTGAACTCCTTACAAAAAAAGCCGCGGTTTGGGCCCGCGGCTTTTTCATCTGTTCAAAGATCACCGTGGACCGCCTGGAAGCTTTCCACGATGTATGATGGACTGGATTTTAGTGGACAACTTCCCTATACAAGGTTGCGCCACCACCAATATGCTGTCGTTGTTTCTGGTACGTGCATAATGGGTGCACTATGCGACGCAGCCCTCATCCTGTCAAGAAGGAAACCATGTACACACTGCCGCTGCCCCTGATCCCCACGTCCTTCATCAGCCTCGTTCTCGGTCTGGTGCTCGGAAGTTTCTACAACGTCTGCATTTTCCGCTACCTTGCCGGCACATCCATTGTCCGCCCCGGTTCCCATTGTCCGGGATGCGGTCATGTTCTGGCCTGGTGGGAAAACATCCCGGTCCTCAGTTATCTTCTGCTGGGGGGAAAATGCCGGTCCTGCAAGGCATCCATCTCCCTGCAATACCCGCTGGTGGAGCTCCTTTCGGGCATACTGGCCCTGCTGCTGGCCCTGCGTTTCGGTCTGGGCGCCACCTGGCTCGTGTACATGATTCTCACGGGACTGCTCATTGTCGGCAGCTTCATCGACCTGCACAGCTTCATTCTGCCCGATATCATCACCCTTCCGGGAGCGGCCATTGCCCTGGCCGGATCATTTCTCTTTCCCCAGGGCGTTGTCAGCAGCCTCGTGGGAGCCCTGGCCGGAGCCGGGCTGTTTCTCTTCATTCAGCAGACCTACCGACTGCTCAGGAACATCGAAGGGTTGGGAACCGGAGACATCAAGCTCATGCTCATGCTCGGGGCCATGACCGGATGGCAGGGACTGCCCATCATGATTTTTCTTTCAGCCACAACCGGCCTGGTGGTCAGCCTGGTCTATCTGAAAAAGGACAAGAGGCTGGACATGAAAACAGCCATTCCCTTTGGGCCGTTTTTGAGCATGGGGACCATGCTCTATGTCCTGTGGGGGCAACAAATATGGAACCTGTATCTGGGACTGTTGTCGAAATGATCAGATGTCCGGGACTCCAGGGTGTGGTTCTGGCCGGCGGCAAGAGTCTGCGCATGGGCAAGGACAAGGCCGGGGTGGTTTTCCGTGGCCAGAATCTGGTGGAGCGTGCTGTCCATGTGCTGGAAAAACTGTGTGACCGGGTCTGGATAGCAGGAAGGGACGCACGTGAACACGGGCTGTCCAATCCCTGGTTTCTGGATGACGCGCCCGGCAAGGGTCCCCTTCGCGGTATTGTGACCGCATTGGAACATATTGGAGCGCCGTGCATGTTTTTACCCTGTGATCTCCCCTTGATGGACGTGTCTACGGCAGCGTTGCTGATCAAGGCCTACATGACCCGGCCCCCCCATACCCTGCGCACGGATTTCATCCAGCAGGAAACAGGCTTCATCGAGGCATTGGTAGCCATTTACGACCCCGGCTGCATCCCCCATATCCACCAGGCCCTCAGGAAGAAACAATACAAGGTTGCTCCGGCCATTCCCGACGCCTTGTGTGTGCATGTTCCCTATGCAAAATCCCATTCGCGGCCCTTTTTGAACGTCAACTATCCCCACGATCTCCAATTGCTCCACCAGGCTGCAGATCAGTTCTGTCTTCTGCCCGAGACCAAGAAATCCCGGTTCAACAACGCCGACGTGGACGCACCTGCTCCCAAGTCATAGTTCCGGTCTGGCAAATACCCTTGGTATCAGGAGTTCATTCGTCCTTCAGGCTTCTTTGCATGAGTTCCTGTACTGCGGCTCGCGGGTCCTTGT
This genomic window contains:
- a CDS encoding phospholipase A; the encoded protein is MKHVPRLLVGLMAAVLMSQWLPLPVLWAGEPQSLEQCACIKDDTLRLQCYDRLASSTGAEQMPERSKPPVGEEEDGAPAVRISPEDDEPSYLTRHWELDESGPRGRFAFMPHRDNYILPFTYNKSPNHDHTGEVDTVKNAEVAFQLSMKVKLWQDVLGQNMDLWFGYTQRSFWQLYNVDESAPFRETNYEPEVLLNYRTDWNVLGVHLRTVTVGLNHQSNGRAESLSRSWNRVVGNLGLEYDDFVVQLKTWYRIPESQGEDDNPDIDEYMGPGELWVHYLLGGHRLGAMWRNNCRWDHNRGALQLEWAFPLGRKLNGYIQYFTGYGESLIDYDHAVDRIGIGFILNDWD
- a CDS encoding prepilin peptidase — protein: MYTLPLPLIPTSFISLVLGLVLGSFYNVCIFRYLAGTSIVRPGSHCPGCGHVLAWWENIPVLSYLLLGGKCRSCKASISLQYPLVELLSGILALLLALRFGLGATWLVYMILTGLLIVGSFIDLHSFILPDIITLPGAAIALAGSFLFPQGVVSSLVGALAGAGLFLFIQQTYRLLRNIEGLGTGDIKLMLMLGAMTGWQGLPIMIFLSATTGLVVSLVYLKKDKRLDMKTAIPFGPFLSMGTMLYVLWGQQIWNLYLGLLSK
- a CDS encoding phenylacetate--CoA ligase family protein; translation: MRSTHGFLPQYTEEELAKRQLEGLKWTVAHAYEGSMAYREKLKEAGVAPGDIRSLDDLTRLPFTTVQDLRAGYPFPLVSVPMDQVVRVHASSGTTGKRKVLAYSQKDVDDWKNMMARCFELAGVTREDRVQIAVGYGLWTAGVGFQMGCEHFGAMALPLGPGNLEFQLQFLQDMQSTCMCSTASMALLLAEQVEKHGLREKIGLKTLIFGSEPHTVKMRNRVLNLLGAKDSFDISGLTELYGPGAGLECSAHEGIHYWADYYILEIVDPETLQPVAPGEMGEMVVTTLCKEAVPLIRYRTRDLCRIIPHACSCGLCLPMHDKIMGRSDDMIIFRGVNIYPGQIADVLERFPEVSSEYQIHLTRKDGLDHMLINVERKPDVSADMDANLSEAVAVELRKKLLVRGNVRIVDPLGLPRTYGKSKRVVDERNGD
- the mobA gene encoding molybdenum cofactor guanylyltransferase; translation: MEPVSGTVVEMIRCPGLQGVVLAGGKSLRMGKDKAGVVFRGQNLVERAVHVLEKLCDRVWIAGRDAREHGLSNPWFLDDAPGKGPLRGIVTALEHIGAPCMFLPCDLPLMDVSTAALLIKAYMTRPPHTLRTDFIQQETGFIEALVAIYDPGCIPHIHQALRKKQYKVAPAIPDALCVHVPYAKSHSRPFLNVNYPHDLQLLHQAADQFCLLPETKKSRFNNADVDAPAPKS